One region of Anthonomus grandis grandis chromosome 22, icAntGran1.3, whole genome shotgun sequence genomic DNA includes:
- the LOC126748304 gene encoding uncharacterized protein LOC126748304 translates to MKRLCDECLCYSRLRDKNLHHIQGYTIRFYFCRLFCSIIREVWRADDCHYTTREEDVGRNGIPVAEIWDCCQEVVRLLYQWLYPVQTRRLLEFHGSWIRARSNLVSSNILAVLYYLNRFTPLPPGLSPLGPPPLGGERGGYFRRRLLSHILSFLLLGRLSLLGRNRTLRKSKNSLKFIDLSVSIDASSTEKTGV, encoded by the exons ATGAAGAGACTCTGTGATGAATGCTTGTGCTACTCCAGGCTGCGTGATAAGAATTTGCATCACATCCAAGGTTACACtatacgtttttatttttgcaggTTGTTTTGCAGCATCATCCGAGAAGTATGGAGAGCTGATGATTGCCATTACACCACCCGGGAAGAAGACGTGGGCCGCAATGGTATCCCGGTCGCAGAAATCTGGGATTGTTGCCAAGAGGTAGTTCGATTACTTTACCAGTGGTTATACCCAGTCCAGACTCGACGTTTATTGGAGTTCCATGGTTCTTGGATCAGAGCGAGGTCGAATTTGGTTTCATCGAACATTCTTGCGGtactttattattt gaatCGGTTCACCCCACTGCCACCTGGCTTGAGCCCTTTAGGTCCGCCCCCTCTGGGCGGTGAACGTGGTGGTTACTTTAGAAGGCGGCTGTTATCGCATATCCTCAGCTTTTTGCTCTTGGGACGCCTTAGTCTTCTCGGACGAAACCGCACCTTACGGAAGTCAAAGAACAGTTTGAAGTTCATTGACCTCAGCGTCTCCATAGATGCCTCGTCGACAGAAAAGACCGGGGTTTGA